A segment of the Terribacillus aidingensis genome:
AACTGATGGAGGATAATAACTATCCTTACAAACTTAAAAAACAACTATCCGAGCCTATCCCATTAGATCAACTTGGCGGGCTGACTGAAAGCAAGCTTTACTATCATTTCGATGCCTTAGCTAAGCAAGGATTAATTGAAGCAGTGGAAATCATAAAAGAAGAACATCGCCCCGATAAGCAAGTATTTCAAATTACAGAAAAGGGTCGCGAAGAGCTGCCGAAAAAGATCTATAAAGTCATAAAAAATGCAGATAAGATAAGTGACATGGTCGTTTGCTTGGCTAATATCAAATATGTCGATCGTGATAAAGTAGTCAGTATTCTAGAAGATAAACTAGAAAGAATTACAGATCGTTGGGAACAAATAAAAACATTCGATAAGCTTGTCCAAAAAGATGAAGAAAAAGAGAAATTCATTGATTTTATGAGTGGCTATGTAACAACAAGAATGGAACATACCATTCATTGGTTGGAAGAGTTAATCAAGCGAGTTAAACAAGGGGATTTTTAAAGAATGTTTGAAATACACCGCAGAAGCCATAGCTTTTGCGGTGCATTTTTTTGTGGAAATAGGTCAATTAAAAGCCGTAGAAAGGTCAGACAGAACGTGATTCCACCTGGAGGTCTGATCCTTTCCAAATATTGTTTGTGTTGATAGAATATTCTATATATATCCTTTGTGGAAGGAGTTGTTTTTCATATATACATATCGAAATGATGTCAGAAAGGTTCTTATTCCTTATTTGCAGGGACTCTCTCCGCAGCAATGGGATGCTGATGCCTACCATAATACTATTTCCTGGGTAATCGAACATATGGCTCAAACGGAGGATTACTGGGTATTTCAGATTGGGCTGGGTGAAGAAAGCAGATTATCGGGAAGTGATCGGAATCCGTTAAAACAGTATCTCCAAATCAGGAAAGAGACTGATCAAGTTCTGCAATCTTTACAAGTAAAAGACTGGGACAGGCTGGTAGATGTTCCTGACTTCTCAGATGGATGGAAACCTCCCTCTGAACCGACAATGCGCTGGCTGTTCCATCATGTCTATTCTCATGAAGCATATCATGCTGGTCAGATTGGCGTTATAGCAAGGTTGAATGGTTTTAATGGACCTCTGTTCTGATAGTCATAAAAATATGGGGTGGTGTTAAACATGTTTCATACAGAACTATTCGTACGTGAGCTACCTGCATCCATGATTTTCTATCGGTGTCTATTCGGCAAAGGCTGTGCCGATTATGATGAGAAAAGAGCAGTCTTTAAGGGTGAGGATGGCGGGTCACTTTTGCTCACTGATGAATCCGTACTGAATGATGATCACTATTTTTCTGCTATGGCTGAATCGAGGAAAGGAAAAGGCGTTGAACTAATTCTCCCTGTAAATGACGTGGAAATGGTATTTAACAAAATCCATCGTTTATATCCTCGACATATTGAATCTGAACTTGCCGCTCGGCCATGGGGAAAACTTGATTTTCGTATTGTTGATCCGGATGGATATTATTTGCGCGTGACATCGTAGTCTATAAAAGAAACCACGCGTTCTTTTAATTGGGAAATTCCATTTTAATTTAGTACAAAAATTTACTGAAAGGGAAGATAGTATGGAACTAATTCACTTTCAAGAAACATATGCAAGCTTGGTTGATGCCTATGTACTATCAGAAGAATAGCTCCGTTTTACTGCACATCCTTCCAAGAGTATCCCCTTATGCAAGGCGGAACCGAATCGTCACGCTATCTTAGGGGTAGAGAATGATCGTCTTGTAGTTTATTTCGCTTTACATGAACAGGAAGGCGTACAGCCATATTCCGATAATCCCAGAGCAATACTGCTGCGTACTTTATCCACTGAATATCATGAACTCGGAAAAGGGTACGGAAAAGCTGCGCTGCAGCAGCTTCCGGAATTTGTGCAATATCAATTTCCGCATATAAATGAAATTGTGCTTGCGGTGAATGTAGCGAATGAGTTTGCTCGTAAGCTTTACGAGAAGTATGGATACAAGGATACGGGACGCCGGGTTATCGGTTCGAAAGGGATGCTTATAGTGATGAGTTATCCATTAGAGGTTCGTGTATAATAAACAATTTTTAAAAAAGAATAATGAATCGGTTAAAAGTTATGCTGGACAATAATGAGAAAGCTCTTTTGTTGACAAGTACATCTCCTAGTAACTATATTGATTACAGGTAACAGAATTAATTACATGAAGATGGAGGCTATACATATGAAACTCTTAGTAACAGGCGCTACTGGTAATCTAGGAAGTAAAATTGTGAAGAAATTACTGGAAACTGTTCCTGCTGGAGATATAGCAGTAAGTGTTCGTAATCCAGAAAAGGCCGAAGATTTGCGTGCACAAGGATTAGAGGTGCGACAAGGTGATTTTGATCAGCCAACTTCTTTGGATAAAGCATTTGCTGGGGTTGACCGTCTATTGCTTATCTCTGCAGATGGAGACAATGACACACGCATTCGACAACACGCACAGGCAGTAGAAGCTGCGGTTAAAGCAAAAGTGAAATTCATTGCTTACACAAGTCTTGTCAATGCACAGGACAGTGAGCTATTCCTGGCTCCGACGCATAAAGCTACAGAGCAAGCGATCATGGATACAGGGATTCCGTATGCGTTCCTTCGCAACAACTGGTACTTTGAAAATGAGGCTTCCAGTATTCAAGGAGTTCTTGCAGGAGCGCCTTGGGTCACATCTGCAGGAGATGGAAAAGTTGGCTGGGCATTGCAGCAGGATTATGCTGACGCAGCTGCAGCTGTATTAGCAGGAGAAGGGCATGAAAACAAAATCTACGAACTGTCTGGACCGCTTCTTTCTCAAGCAGAAATTGCAAAAGAAGTAGGCAAAGTCCTGGGCAAGGAAGTGCAAGTGCAGCAAGTCGATGATCAAGCTTATGCTGAAATCATGAAGGAAGCAGGTGTTCCGGAGTTCCTTTTGCCAATGCTAGTTGATATTCAGAAAGGAATCCGAGAGGGTGCTTTGGAAGTAGCAAGCGATGATTTTGAAAAACTGCTTGGAAGACAAGTGACGCCACTTCGTAAAGGAATTGAACAGATAAAGGAACAAGCGTAAAAAAGCTGGCCTATGTGCCGGCTTTTTTGTACATAATTTTTCCTGATTTGGCTCATCCTAATACCTGTGCAAGGGAAAGGCGGCACAAGTATGAACTTGTTTAGGAGGATGACAATGGGAATTTTGAGCGGAAACCCGCAGGATGAGCCGTTGCATTATGGCGAAGTATACGGATTGTGGACATTTGTTTTAACTGGTAATAAGATGATTGCAAATCATCAGATGCTATTGAATCATGTTGGTGATGATGACTTAAAGAAATTGATCGGTGAAGCAATTGATGGGGCTCAAGCAGAGGTTAAGCAAGTATCAGAGATACTGAAAGCAAATGGTATTGCATTGCCACCTGCTGCTCCGGAACCACCGAAAGTGGACCTCGAATCCATCCCGGTCGGAGCGCGTTTTATTGATCCAGACGTAGCAGCTACGGCTGCTGCTGCTGTGGCTGCCGGCCTTGTCAGCTGCAGTACGATGATGGGTCAGTCTATCAGAGAAGACGTTGGCATGATGTTCGGACAGTTCCATACAAACAAAGCGATGTTAGGTGCCAAATTCCTGAAGCTTATGAAAGAAAAGGGCTGGCTTATTCCGCCTCCATTACATCAGAATAAAGAAGATTAAGATGAGGAAGCAGCCTGGATAGGCTGCTTTTTTGTTGTATCTTCCCAATAGTATCCTAAAAGATACTATGCCACTTTTAAGTGCGTACTTGTTGTAGTGTCTAAAAAACTTAATAATAGATAACAGGGGATTTAGGGGAATACAATCCTGAATGAGGAATAATGGAGGTTTTACGGAATGAACGTATTAGTTGTCAAAGCAAATAACCGCCCGGCTTCCGAGGCGATTTCTAGCAAGATGTATGAGACTTTCATGCAGGAAATAGAAGGTGCAGAAAACCTTTCTATCACTACTTATGATGTATTCGCAGAGGATACACCTTATTTCGGCCAAGAATTGTTTGATGCTTTCGGTAAAGTACAAACTGGTGCTGAACTAAATGATACAGAACAACGTCTATTGGCTGCAAAACAAAAAGCGATGGATCTTCTTACAGCAGCTGATGTAGTTGTATTCGCGTTCCCACTATGGAACTTGACTATTCCTGCTAAATTGCAAACATTCATCGACTATGTTTATGCTGCAGGATTTGCATTCAAATATGATGCAGAAGGCAACATGATCCAATTGATGACTGATAAAAAAGCAATCTTCCTAAATGCACGCGGCGGCGTATACTCTACACCAGAAGCTGCAACAATGGATATGTCTGTTAACTACATGCGTAATGTATTCGGCGGAATCTTCGGAATGGAAATCATCGAAGAAGTAATCATCGAAGGACATAATGCTTCCCCTGGCGAAGCTGCTTCTATCGTAGAAGGTGGTCTTGCACAAGTGAAAGAAGCAGCAGCACGTTTGAAAAACCTAGCATAATGAAAAAGATGAACTGGCGACAGTTCATCTTTTTTTATTTATTTAGCTTCCGCTTCATTTTGTTTTTTCGATTGCTTATGGATTGTATGCTTAGCT
Coding sequences within it:
- a CDS encoding SDR family oxidoreductase; translated protein: MKLLVTGATGNLGSKIVKKLLETVPAGDIAVSVRNPEKAEDLRAQGLEVRQGDFDQPTSLDKAFAGVDRLLLISADGDNDTRIRQHAQAVEAAVKAKVKFIAYTSLVNAQDSELFLAPTHKATEQAIMDTGIPYAFLRNNWYFENEASSIQGVLAGAPWVTSAGDGKVGWALQQDYADAAAAVLAGEGHENKIYELSGPLLSQAEIAKEVGKVLGKEVQVQQVDDQAYAEIMKEAGVPEFLLPMLVDIQKGIREGALEVASDDFEKLLGRQVTPLRKGIEQIKEQA
- a CDS encoding DinB family protein, which produces MFFIYTYRNDVRKVLIPYLQGLSPQQWDADAYHNTISWVIEHMAQTEDYWVFQIGLGEESRLSGSDRNPLKQYLQIRKETDQVLQSLQVKDWDRLVDVPDFSDGWKPPSEPTMRWLFHHVYSHEAYHAGQIGVIARLNGFNGPLF
- a CDS encoding FMN-dependent NADH-azoreductase gives rise to the protein MNVLVVKANNRPASEAISSKMYETFMQEIEGAENLSITTYDVFAEDTPYFGQELFDAFGKVQTGAELNDTEQRLLAAKQKAMDLLTAADVVVFAFPLWNLTIPAKLQTFIDYVYAAGFAFKYDAEGNMIQLMTDKKAIFLNARGGVYSTPEAATMDMSVNYMRNVFGGIFGMEIIEEVIIEGHNASPGEAASIVEGGLAQVKEAAARLKNLA
- a CDS encoding GNAT family protein, coding for MPLCKAEPNRHAILGVENDRLVVYFALHEQEGVQPYSDNPRAILLRTLSTEYHELGKGYGKAALQQLPEFVQYQFPHINEIVLAVNVANEFARKLYEKYGYKDTGRRVIGSKGMLIVMSYPLEVRV
- a CDS encoding DUF3231 family protein, whose protein sequence is MGILSGNPQDEPLHYGEVYGLWTFVLTGNKMIANHQMLLNHVGDDDLKKLIGEAIDGAQAEVKQVSEILKANGIALPPAAPEPPKVDLESIPVGARFIDPDVAATAAAAVAAGLVSCSTMMGQSIREDVGMMFGQFHTNKAMLGAKFLKLMKEKGWLIPPPLHQNKED
- a CDS encoding VOC family protein; the encoded protein is MFHTELFVRELPASMIFYRCLFGKGCADYDEKRAVFKGEDGGSLLLTDESVLNDDHYFSAMAESRKGKGVELILPVNDVEMVFNKIHRLYPRHIESELAARPWGKLDFRIVDPDGYYLRVTS
- a CDS encoding helix-turn-helix transcriptional regulator, whose protein sequence is MSIQIFILSKLMEDNNYPYKLKKQLSEPIPLDQLGGLTESKLYYHFDALAKQGLIEAVEIIKEEHRPDKQVFQITEKGREELPKKIYKVIKNADKISDMVVCLANIKYVDRDKVVSILEDKLERITDRWEQIKTFDKLVQKDEEKEKFIDFMSGYVTTRMEHTIHWLEELIKRVKQGDF